The Miscanthus floridulus cultivar M001 chromosome 17, ASM1932011v1, whole genome shotgun sequence genome has a window encoding:
- the LOC136518458 gene encoding probable serine/threonine-protein kinase PBL7, which produces MADAFSPPSPPPAPAPAPSPIAAEDLADARLAPWTFSPWPAPRGVNHVSGGGRANPLFTILPVSALAIGLVLLVAVGVIMAVTRRERPRQADAGGSSCNGDGKPGAPPSSSGSHNTRCGYAGAGTGCIYAGRLGFSAAQLPRSRGAQVFTYRELERATDGFSECNMVGRGAYGAVFRGRLADGTTAAIKRLRLDHRRQGEREFRIEVDLLSRMDSPYLVGLLGYCADQSHRLLVFEYMPNGSLKSHLHPPRPPAPAAAAEDLLQLRPPPPLDWQTRLGIALDCARALEFLHEHSSPAVIHRDFNCSNVLLDHNYRARVSDFGMAKVGSNKADGQVVTRVLGTTGYLAPEYMSTGKLTTKSDVYSYGVVLLELLTGRVPVDTQRPPGEHVLVSWALPRLTNRQKLVQMVDPALKGQFALKDLIQVAAIAAVCVQTKAEYRPLMTDVVQSLIPIAKTTPAMSCSSTPLRPALQHVIFMGPQCGGNKTSS; this is translated from the exons ATGGCGGACGCGTTCTCCCCGCCTTCGCCAccgccggcaccggcaccggcaccatcCCCTATCGCCGCGGAGGACCTCGCGGACGCGCGGCTCGCGCCGTGGACGTTCTCCCCGTGGCCGGCGCCGCGCGGGGTCAACCATGTCAGCGGCGGCGGTCGGGCGAATCCGCTCTTCACCATACTGCCAGTCTCGGCTCTGGCCATCGGCCTCGTGCTGCTCGTCGCCGTGGGCGTCATCATGGCGGTGACCCGCCGGGAGAGGCCGCGCCAGGCGGACGCCGGCGGCAGCAGCTGCAACGGTGACGGCAAGCCGGGCGCACCGCCGTCCAGTTCCGGCAGCCATAACACCAGGTGCGGCTACGCCGGCGCCG GCACAGGGTGCATATACGCCGGTCGCCTGGGGTTCTCGGCTGCGCAGCTGCCGCGGAGCCGTGGCGCGCAGGTGTTCACGTACCGGGAGCTGGAGCGCGCGACGGACGGGTTCAGCGAGTGCAACATGGTGGGGCGGGGCGCCTACGGCGCGGTCTTCCGCGGCCGGCTCGCCGAcggcaccaccgccgccatcAAGCGGCTGCGGCTGGACCACCGGCGGCAGGGCGAACGCGAGTTCCGCATCGAG GTGGACCTGCTGAGCCGGATGGACTCGCCGTACCTGGTGGGGCTGCTGGGCTACTGCGCCGACCAGAGCCACCGGCTGCTGGTGTTCGAGTACATGCCCAACGGCAGCCTCAAGAGCCACCTCCACCCGCCCCGGCCGCCGGCGCCCGCGGCTGCAGCAGAAGACCTCCTCCAGCTGAGGCCCCCGCCGCCGCTGGACTGGCAGACGCGGCTGGGCATCGCGCTGGACTGCGCGCGCGCGCTCGAGTTCCTGCACGAGCACAGCAGCCCCGCCGTGATCCACCGCGACTTCAACTGCAGCAACGTCCTGCTGGACCACAACTACCGCGCCCGCGTCTCCGACTTCGGCATGGCCAAGGTCGGCTCCAACAAGGCCGACGGGCAGGTCGTCACCCGCGTGCTCGGCACCACCGGCTACCTCGCGCCAGA GTACATGTCGACGGGGAAGCTGACGACCAAGTCGGACGTGTACAGCTACGGGGTTGTGCTCCTGGAGCTGCTCACCGGCCGGGTACCCGTGGACACGCAGCGGCCGCCCGGAGAGCATGTCCTGGTTTCCTGG GCCCTTCCGCGACTCACGAACCGCCAGAAACTGGTGCAGATGGTTGACCCTGCCCTGAAAGGCCAGTTTGCCCTGAAGGATCTGATCCAG GTCGCCGCCATCGCCGCGGTGTGCGTCCAGACGAAGGCGGAGTACCGGCCGCTGATGACGGACGTGGTGCAGTCGCTGATCCCCATCGCCAAGACCACCCCGGCCATGTCCTGCTCCTCCACGCCGCTCAGACCGGCCTTGCAGCACGTCATCTTCATGGGCCCGCAGTGCGGCGGCAACAAGACCTCCTCCTAG